In the genome of Bacillus sp. S3, one region contains:
- a CDS encoding YozE family protein, translating into MRKSFYHFLMKYRHPAPKDAISSFANHAYLDHGFPKTAEDYHELSSYLELNGQYLDSMTIFDEAWQQYIASES; encoded by the coding sequence ATGAGAAAATCATTTTATCATTTTTTAATGAAATATAGACATCCTGCTCCAAAGGATGCAATTAGTTCGTTTGCAAACCATGCCTATTTGGACCATGGTTTTCCGAAGACAGCGGAGGATTACCATGAATTGAGTTCCTATCTCGAACTAAATGGACAATATTTAGACTCGATGACAATTTTTGATGAAGCATGGCAGCAATATATTGCCTCCGAAAGTTGA
- a CDS encoding YokU family protein has protein sequence MNIECEWCTSPNVLQTTESVYWELPDGSRAIEITETPTYRCPDCDMVYQSEVIVKEIENHLYLIDCKKIEKIITFEDLMKIPRLLKKNYFDFSS, from the coding sequence GTGAATATTGAATGTGAATGGTGTACCAGTCCAAATGTACTACAAACCACGGAATCTGTTTACTGGGAATTACCGGATGGCTCGCGGGCGATTGAAATTACTGAAACTCCCACATACCGCTGTCCCGACTGTGACATGGTTTATCAAAGCGAGGTTATTGTCAAAGAAATTGAAAATCACTTGTATTTAATTGATTGCAAGAAAATTGAAAAGATCATTACCTTTGAAGACTTAATGAAAATCCCAAGATTATTAAAAAAGAATTATTTTGATTTTTCCTCGTAA
- the ablA gene encoding lysine 2,3-aminomutase — protein MKQFLYKPKRHWKDIELWKNVTEEQWNDWLWQLTNTIRTADDLKKVINLTPDEEEGVRISTKTIPLNITPYYASLMNPDDSRCPIRMQSVPISKEIYKTKYDLEDPLYEDEDSPVPGLTHRYPDRVLFLVTNQCSMYCRYCTRRRFSGQIGMGVPKKQLDAAISYIRQTPQVRDVLISGGDGLLINDNILEYILKNLRDIDHVEIIRIGTRAPVVFPQRITENLCNILKKYHPVWLNTHFNTSIEITEESKRACEMLANAGVPVGNQSVILAGINDSVPIMKRLMHDLVKIRVRPYYIYQCDLSEGIGHFRAPVSKGLEIIEGLRGHTSGYAVPTFVVDAPGGGGKIALQPNYLISQSPEKVVLRNFEGVITSYPEPENYVPDRAEGYFQEIYPEMEEKRSLAGIAGIMNDQHFNLVPEGLTRLNRRKDYNQDPAHTSLKDKRSKRDELKEKKFNALTEKAKGSQETNNPEKSIKD, from the coding sequence ATGAAACAATTTTTATATAAACCTAAAAGGCATTGGAAGGATATTGAACTTTGGAAAAATGTTACAGAAGAACAGTGGAACGACTGGCTCTGGCAATTAACTAATACCATCCGAACAGCAGATGATCTAAAAAAGGTGATTAATTTAACACCCGATGAAGAAGAAGGGGTAAGAATTTCGACGAAAACAATTCCCTTAAATATTACTCCATACTATGCATCTTTGATGAACCCAGATGATTCACGCTGTCCAATCAGAATGCAATCCGTACCTATCTCCAAGGAAATTTATAAAACAAAGTATGACTTAGAGGATCCTTTATATGAGGATGAAGATTCTCCTGTCCCTGGCCTTACTCACCGTTATCCTGACCGCGTACTTTTCCTTGTGACCAATCAATGCTCGATGTATTGCCGTTATTGTACAAGAAGACGGTTCTCTGGTCAGATTGGGATGGGGGTTCCGAAGAAACAGCTGGATGCAGCCATTTCTTACATCAGGCAAACGCCACAGGTTCGCGATGTATTAATATCCGGCGGGGATGGGCTGTTAATCAATGATAATATTTTGGAATATATCTTGAAAAATTTGCGCGATATTGACCATGTCGAAATTATTCGTATTGGAACAAGGGCACCAGTTGTGTTCCCGCAGCGAATAACTGAGAACCTCTGCAATATTTTGAAAAAATACCATCCTGTTTGGCTGAATACTCATTTTAATACTTCAATCGAAATCACTGAAGAGTCAAAAAGGGCGTGTGAAATGCTTGCAAACGCCGGAGTACCTGTAGGGAATCAGTCGGTTATTCTCGCCGGAATTAACGATAGTGTTCCAATCATGAAAAGGCTGATGCATGACCTTGTGAAAATTCGCGTCCGCCCTTACTATATTTATCAATGTGACCTATCAGAAGGAATCGGCCATTTCCGGGCACCGGTTTCAAAGGGACTCGAAATTATTGAGGGACTTCGCGGACATACAAGCGGCTATGCTGTACCAACCTTTGTCGTGGATGCCCCTGGCGGCGGCGGGAAAATTGCCCTGCAGCCGAATTATTTAATTTCCCAAAGCCCGGAAAAAGTTGTACTCCGCAACTTTGAAGGTGTTATTACTTCTTACCCGGAACCCGAGAATTATGTACCAGACAGAGCAGAAGGTTATTTTCAAGAAATTTATCCGGAAATGGAAGAGAAGCGGTCGCTAGCTGGTATTGCCGGAATTATGAATGATCAACATTTTAATCTGGTTCCGGAAGGTTTAACAAGACTAAACCGCCGGAAGGATTATAATCAAGATCCTGCCCATACCTCACTAAAGGATAAACGAAGTAAACGGGATGAGTTAAAGGAAAAGAAATTTAATGCGTTGACTGAAAAGGCGAAAGGGAGTCAAGAAACTAATAATCCCGAAAAGTCAATTAAGGACTAA
- a CDS encoding sigma-54 interaction domain-containing protein: protein MIQLTALTQEVLTAILKSIDEGIHVVNTEGRTIFYNQVAAKHDGLEVREVQGRHLIDAFPSLTEESSTLLKVIKTGKPIYNQAQVYLNLHGTRIDTINTTLPIFLGEEIIGAVEIAKDYSRMKLLAERLLDLQKGVNKSKKKKGAKQVNYTLSDLMTVNPEFSSLIDEARKLAKSDSPILVYGESGTGKELFIQGIHHESHRSSGAFIAQNCAAIPETLLESILFGTAKGSYTGAVERKGLFELADGGTLFLDELHTMPIELQAKLLRVLEDGMVRRVGSSQNISVDVRVIAAMNVHPNVALMEQKLRSDLYYRLNVFTFSLLPLRERKEDILYLTHYFVQEFNKKLKKEIQGVEKKLERFFIDYQWPGNVRELKHTVEYMMNVCEVSRLRYEDLPIMLRQHPSQTKVKSSPLEGLSLRKNLEAVEKSLIMNALEESEGNINQAAKLLEIPRQTLQYKLKKMNE, encoded by the coding sequence ATCATTCAATTAACGGCGTTAACACAAGAAGTTCTGACAGCTATTCTTAAGAGCATTGATGAAGGCATCCATGTAGTCAATACTGAAGGAAGAACCATTTTTTATAATCAAGTAGCAGCAAAGCATGATGGTCTGGAAGTCAGGGAAGTTCAAGGAAGGCATTTGATTGACGCATTCCCTTCCCTGACAGAAGAGTCAAGTACACTGCTGAAGGTCATTAAAACGGGGAAGCCTATTTATAATCAAGCACAGGTGTATCTTAATTTACATGGGACAAGAATTGATACCATTAATACGACACTGCCAATCTTTCTTGGAGAAGAAATTATCGGTGCCGTTGAAATTGCTAAAGACTATTCGCGGATGAAACTACTGGCAGAAAGATTATTGGATTTACAAAAAGGCGTCAATAAAAGTAAGAAGAAAAAGGGAGCGAAGCAAGTAAACTATACATTAAGTGATTTAATGACAGTTAACCCTGAATTCAGCAGCTTGATTGATGAAGCAAGGAAGCTGGCAAAATCAGATTCTCCTATTCTCGTTTACGGGGAGTCTGGGACCGGGAAAGAATTATTTATTCAGGGGATACATCATGAATCGCACCGATCAAGCGGGGCCTTTATTGCCCAAAACTGTGCGGCCATACCGGAAACCTTGCTGGAAAGTATCCTTTTTGGCACTGCTAAAGGCAGTTATACAGGAGCAGTTGAGCGAAAAGGCCTTTTTGAACTTGCTGACGGGGGTACCCTTTTTCTTGATGAATTACATACAATGCCAATCGAACTGCAAGCAAAGCTTCTACGTGTTTTAGAGGACGGGATGGTAAGAAGGGTCGGAAGCTCGCAAAATATTTCTGTTGATGTGCGTGTCATCGCCGCAATGAATGTACATCCGAACGTGGCTCTTATGGAACAAAAGCTGCGGTCTGACCTTTATTATCGGTTAAATGTGTTTACATTCTCACTCCTTCCATTAAGGGAGCGAAAAGAAGATATATTGTATTTAACGCATTATTTTGTTCAAGAGTTTAATAAAAAACTAAAAAAAGAAATTCAAGGTGTGGAAAAGAAACTTGAACGATTTTTCATCGACTATCAGTGGCCGGGGAATGTCCGGGAACTGAAACATACAGTGGAATATATGATGAATGTTTGTGAAGTCAGTCGCTTAAGGTATGAGGATTTGCCAATTATGCTCCGTCAGCATCCTTCGCAAACTAAAGTGAAAAGTTCTCCGCTTGAAGGATTATCATTAAGAAAAAATCTTGAAGCCGTTGAGAAGTCACTGATTATGAATGCCTTGGAAGAAAGCGAGGGGAATATTAACCAAGCAGCAAAGCTTTTAGAGATTCCAAGGCAAACGTTACAATATAAACTGAAAAAAATGAACGAATAG
- the ablB gene encoding putative beta-lysine N-acetyltransferase, whose protein sequence is MNQTASTIYLEEESYYLEVYLDPFNKRIRVDDYRGNTHLLLDKAEELVHHHHAEKLIIKVRSEDFIAFFEKGLQPEAVVDRYFLGSDAYFFSKFYTPDRKQNEQWITEDGLIQSIYHLDTSVEKMYPPKEYELKKADESCAAQLSALYKQVFEIYPTPLHDPEYVKKTMQEGTIYYVFFHQGKIVSAASAEINTFYKNAELTDCATLTEHRKYGLMKIILHELERELKQNGIFCAYSIARSLSFGMNAVLFQLEYSYRGRFMNNCYIYDKLENMNMWVKNLATC, encoded by the coding sequence ATGAACCAAACTGCATCCACCATTTATCTTGAAGAGGAAAGCTATTACCTCGAAGTGTACCTTGATCCTTTTAATAAACGAATTCGTGTGGATGATTATCGCGGAAATACACATTTGCTTCTGGATAAGGCCGAAGAGCTTGTTCATCATCATCATGCGGAAAAGCTAATCATAAAGGTGCGCAGCGAAGATTTTATTGCTTTTTTTGAAAAAGGCCTTCAGCCGGAAGCGGTGGTCGACCGCTATTTTCTTGGCTCTGACGCCTATTTCTTTTCTAAATTTTATACACCAGACCGCAAGCAGAATGAACAGTGGATTACCGAGGATGGGTTGATTCAAAGTATTTATCATTTAGACACATCCGTGGAAAAAATGTATCCGCCGAAGGAGTACGAATTAAAAAAGGCGGATGAAAGCTGTGCCGCCCAACTTTCCGCATTATATAAACAAGTATTTGAAATTTATCCAACCCCATTACACGATCCGGAATATGTAAAAAAGACGATGCAGGAGGGAACAATCTATTATGTCTTTTTCCATCAAGGAAAAATTGTCAGTGCCGCTTCTGCTGAAATCAATACCTTTTATAAAAATGCTGAATTAACGGATTGTGCCACATTAACAGAACATCGGAAATATGGACTGATGAAGATTATTCTTCATGAGCTTGAGCGTGAATTGAAGCAAAATGGTATCTTTTGTGCATACTCTATTGCCAGATCATTATCCTTCGGCATGAATGCTGTTTTATTTCAACTTGAATATTCCTATCGGGGAAGGTTCATGAATAATTGTTATATTTATGACAAACTTGAAAATATGAATATGTGGGTAAAGAATCTGGCAACTTGCTAA
- a CDS encoding peptidase: protein MKDRENQIKQWLKENRARGARLLQILVRENSTRGNESSTQALVIEKCRQLGLALDIWEIGSDDLKNHPAFFCDRQSFDGNPNLVAVLKGAGGGKSIILNGHIDVVPVGEESSWTHDPFSGLIECGKLYGRGATDMKGGNVALLMAIESLVANGIKLKGDVIFQSVIEEESGGAGTLAAVLRGYHADGAIIPEPTNMKLFPKQQGSMWFRITVTGKAAHGGTRYEGVSAIEKSLLVIQRLQQLEKNRNARITDPLFEKIPIPIPINIGKIKSGEWPSSVPDSAIIEGRMGVSPEEMIQSAQVEMENCLRELCAQDGWLHENPLKIEWFGARWLPGSLESDHPLMNVLKRSFMEVKGEPPVVEASPWGTDGGILSTVGNTPVVVFGPGITETAHDANEHIHLEDLFAASEIIALTLLKWCEVAE from the coding sequence TTGAAGGACCGTGAAAACCAAATTAAGCAGTGGTTAAAGGAGAATCGAGCCCGGGGTGCAAGATTGTTACAAATTCTTGTTCGTGAAAATAGCACAAGGGGGAATGAAAGTAGTACACAAGCACTAGTGATAGAAAAATGCCGGCAGCTTGGATTAGCATTAGATATTTGGGAAATTGGCAGTGATGACTTAAAAAATCACCCAGCCTTTTTCTGCGACCGCCAAAGCTTTGATGGAAATCCTAATTTGGTAGCCGTGTTAAAGGGGGCAGGGGGAGGCAAATCTATCATTCTAAACGGTCATATCGATGTTGTGCCAGTTGGGGAGGAGTCAAGCTGGACTCATGACCCGTTTAGCGGTCTGATAGAGTGCGGTAAGCTGTATGGCCGGGGTGCAACCGATATGAAAGGCGGAAATGTGGCGCTCCTCATGGCGATAGAATCGTTGGTCGCTAATGGAATTAAGTTAAAGGGGGATGTTATTTTTCAAAGTGTGATTGAGGAGGAAAGCGGCGGGGCAGGAACGCTAGCAGCGGTTTTACGAGGATATCATGCGGACGGGGCCATTATTCCAGAACCCACTAATATGAAGCTTTTCCCGAAGCAGCAAGGGTCGATGTGGTTCCGAATTACTGTGACAGGAAAGGCCGCTCACGGGGGAACTAGATACGAAGGTGTCAGTGCCATCGAGAAATCGCTGCTTGTGATTCAGCGCTTACAACAGTTAGAGAAAAATAGAAATGCCAGGATTACAGATCCCCTATTCGAAAAAATCCCAATCCCCATTCCGATCAACATTGGCAAGATCAAAAGCGGCGAATGGCCTTCTTCGGTGCCTGACAGCGCTATTATCGAAGGAAGAATGGGGGTATCGCCGGAAGAAATGATACAATCGGCACAAGTTGAAATGGAAAATTGCCTGCGGGAATTATGTGCACAAGATGGATGGCTCCATGAAAATCCTCTTAAAATTGAATGGTTTGGTGCTAGATGGCTGCCGGGAAGTCTTGAAAGTGATCATCCTTTGATGAATGTTCTAAAGAGGAGTTTCATGGAAGTAAAGGGAGAACCCCCTGTTGTGGAAGCAAGTCCCTGGGGAACGGATGGCGGAATTCTTTCCACCGTAGGAAATACTCCTGTTGTTGTGTTCGGGCCCGGGATAACCGAAACGGCTCACGATGCTAATGAGCATATCCATTTGGAGGATCTGTTTGCTGCAAGTGAAATCATCGCTTTAACACTTTTGAAATGGTGTGAAGTGGCTGAATAG